From a region of the Myxococcales bacterium genome:
- a CDS encoding recombinase family protein — protein MIEKNVIALLRVSSASQAAEGKEGLPVQRDDCRRLAELHGLTIVQTVELDGVSGTAVLADPRFTALLSRLREPSIDGVVLSAFDRLFRRGRFGDYEILDSFIDSKTTLYTPQGVYNLRNDSDALLSVINTEISAAERKNIIRRTSAGRERKRREKGWKAEAGNVGVPRGVEFDHKEKQWKYIYPEADRVRRIFEIFLSGETNFAEIARQVGLKGSDSVASVLRQPLYMGVYRVDRRWLGGGRSVPRDPEDCYEHTAFETPLVTPDDFEKVQQRLTEIRGARPKLPKLADRPLAYQGFLDCAECGKPINSQFDHRQNTWVYRCNYRDLVNGKREYCSTGQMTRDKVEAAVGAVLERCLGDPETLLQLIEQGQRSESQVASPDARETERQIAELSNQRRRVMDAYQAGAIEIADLTKRVSGIDGEIAALRSLQNRTERPLEIDTDAIEALADVFVSWTELSRKTQHELLSSMQIRIRYTKIGTTRTSTPAVKSVTLGLLGNAVIYKKMKRLGIQ, from the coding sequence CGCATTGCTCCGAGTGAGCAGTGCCAGTCAAGCAGCTGAGGGCAAAGAGGGACTCCCTGTCCAACGAGATGACTGTCGGCGACTAGCCGAATTGCACGGCCTTACGATTGTCCAGACGGTGGAACTTGATGGCGTTTCGGGAACGGCAGTCCTCGCCGATCCACGATTCACAGCCCTTCTAAGTCGCCTGCGCGAACCTAGTATCGACGGGGTGGTACTCAGCGCCTTCGATCGCCTGTTTCGCCGGGGTCGATTCGGTGATTACGAGATTCTGGACTCCTTCATCGATTCGAAGACGACTTTATACACGCCCCAAGGCGTCTACAACCTACGCAATGATTCCGACGCACTTCTCAGCGTCATCAACACAGAAATCTCTGCTGCCGAGCGCAAGAACATCATCCGCCGAACAAGCGCAGGCCGAGAGCGAAAACGTAGAGAAAAAGGCTGGAAGGCTGAGGCCGGGAATGTGGGAGTGCCCCGCGGCGTCGAATTTGACCATAAAGAGAAGCAGTGGAAGTACATCTACCCGGAAGCCGACCGAGTCCGAAGGATATTTGAGATCTTCCTCTCTGGTGAAACCAACTTTGCAGAGATTGCTCGGCAGGTGGGCCTCAAGGGCTCCGATTCGGTCGCAAGTGTTCTTCGCCAGCCCCTCTATATGGGTGTCTACCGCGTAGATCGGCGTTGGCTGGGAGGCGGACGCTCGGTCCCCCGGGACCCCGAAGATTGCTATGAGCACACGGCTTTCGAGACACCTCTAGTCACCCCAGATGATTTTGAAAAGGTCCAGCAACGGCTGACTGAGATCCGGGGGGCTCGCCCGAAACTTCCTAAACTTGCAGACCGCCCCCTCGCTTACCAAGGGTTCCTGGACTGCGCAGAATGCGGAAAGCCAATCAATTCACAGTTCGACCATCGCCAAAACACTTGGGTCTATCGATGTAATTACCGTGACCTGGTGAACGGCAAACGGGAATATTGCTCGACTGGACAGATGACAAGGGACAAAGTCGAGGCCGCAGTTGGCGCAGTTTTGGAGCGTTGTCTCGGTGATCCAGAGACGCTCCTTCAACTGATCGAACAGGGACAACGATCCGAGAGCCAAGTAGCGAGCCCAGATGCTCGTGAGACCGAGCGTCAAATTGCTGAGCTTTCAAACCAGAGACGACGGGTCATGGACGCCTATCAAGCCGGTGCAATCGAGATCGCCGATCTCACGAAGCGAGTCTCTGGAATCGACGGTGAGATTGCAGCACTGAGATCCCTTCAGAATCGAACGGAGAGGCCACTAGAAATCGACACAGACGCAATCGAAGCTCTTGCGGATGTCTTTGTCTCATGGACAGAACTAAGCCGTAAGACGCAGCATGAGCTTCTGTCGAGCATGCAGATCCGAATCCGGTACACGAAGATCGGAACCACCCGAACTTCCACACCTGCAGTGAAATCAGTCACTCTTGGATTACTCGGCAATGCAGTCATCTACAAGAAGATGAAGAGGTTGGGGATCCAGTAG